In Tursiops truncatus isolate mTurTru1 chromosome 10, mTurTru1.mat.Y, whole genome shotgun sequence, the sequence CCTGGGTAATTAAGTCTTGCACCTCTAGAGAAGCCCTGAGGTCACAGGAAAGAAGCATGTGCTCTGAGGGAAACTCCCTCAGACCTACAATTCTCTAGTCCGTCTCACCAGAGGTGGCCCTCTCCATCCCTCAGTGCCAGTGCCTGGGTTTAGAGGGGAATGCACAACTAATAATGCAGAGAGACGCTGAGGGACTTCGCAGAATGGGTAGATAGGGACCTTGGCTGAGAAGAAGAGTTGGAGGTGGAAGCGGCAGGACAGGCAGGGGTCTCACCGCTCAGCTGGGTCTCCGTATGGATCTTCCTATTGGCTATGTAGCTCACGAGGAAAGAGAGACGCCGCGGATCCCGGAGTCGGGAGGCCAAGCCATAGAGCAGGGTCCCGGTAGCCTTGTCGATGGTGCAGCCCAGAGTCTGTTGCGCCTGAGGTCAGAGGAATCAGGAGATAAGCCCCATGCCCAGTAAGAAAAGCCTGAACAAGACAAGGTAGGTTGGTTGGGGTCAGGACCCGGCCTGGCGCTGCGTTGGGGAACAGTCGGCAGCCCGGACCAGGGACTTGGGTTCGCACCTGGGTCGCCGCCTCGCGCAGCTGCGCGCTCAGAGCCGTGTTCTTGAGCGTCTCGCGGGCCTTGTGTTCGCTCAGGCCGAGGCCGGTGAAGAGCGACAGAGGGTCCAGAGCTGCCATTGCTGGGACGCCGGAAACCGAAAGAAAACTTTGCGGCCAATCTGTACATTGGCATTAGCTCACTGGCCAATAGGAGAGCGACGCCGTCAGGGAGAGCCAATGGTGTCCTCCCTtggctggagggggcggggctctCCAGGGTTGTCAGCGCCATTGAAAGGGCAGAGGGCGGCCTTTCCGGCTTTTCAAGGCGCTTCACTTCCGTTTTCGTGCTCCCGGTCACTAGAAGGGGTAGTGGCGACGGGACTTTAAGGGATGATTTGCCGCAGACCTGGAGGGAAGGTGTTCAGCATCCAGGCAGGAGGCAAACATGGGCGTGGCTCTTTGCTCTTCGACTTTTCTCCTTCAGCCCTGGAAACCTCGGGACTATCCCAATTCTGTTCTTGGGAACAAATGTGAGTCCCTATCGCGTTTCTGACGTCAAAGCTTTGGAGTTGTCACGGAAACATTTGAACAAAATGAAGCCCGGGAAATTCTGTCAAGACTCGAGCACAGAGAATGTCTGAAATGGCCCATCGATGGGCCCCAAAAGTCTGGCACTTTTTGAGAACCCACCTGGACACACACCTGGCCAGGAAGGGCCTCTCAAGTTCTGTGATGATTTGGTTTAAACTCTCCtgtctgggaattccctggttgtccagtggttaggactgtgcgctctcactgctgagcgcctgggttcaatccctggtcagggaactaagatcccacaagccacgtggtgtggccaaaaaaatcaCCTGTCATACTTACCCCCCTTACCAACACATGCATATGTCAGGAAAACCACAAGCAGATTAGACCCTGAAATCCACATGCAGGTGTTTGACAGGATATTTTATTGAAGTTGGGATAGGGTGGGACAGAGGAGGTAGAATAATCATGATGATGTTCTTGGGGGTCTCCCCAGTCTCATTGGACTTCCAGGACCTGCTGAGAATCATTAGGCTGAAACTGAACATACAACCTGTTTTCTTTATGGAACTGGAGCTGCTGGTGGTGACATGATGAGGAGATGCCCAAATTTGGGATGGGAACTCAGGCTCTTAGAGGCCTTGTCTGATACTACCGGACCTTCAAGCACTGGGCAGGATCCTGACTGCAGTCTGTATCCATAGTGTATCCTTGTTTGTTACTATATCCTACTAATGAGTGAGTCCATTTCTGGGCCCCACATGATGACCACATGCCAGGTTCTGCCCAGTGCCACACTCCGCATCAGTATCCAGAGCCAGCCCTGTGTCTTGGCTCCCCATGGCACTTTGGCCCCAGCCTGATGCCCAGCCCAGCCAAGGCCAGGAGCAGGCATTAAGCAGGAGTTGCAGTGCAGTGGTGCCACAGACAGGCACTAAGAAGCAGAACCGTAGCCACGCCAGCCCTGTGTTGAGTCCACAGCTGCAGGTGTCTAGCTCACCACAAAGATGCCTAAGAAGAGCAGGGTACCTGATGCCACCCAAAGACCCATTACAGCACCATGACCACCAACACTAAGTCCTGCAGGTCTAGTGATGGCCCCCTCAGTGGGGTCAGGGCCTGTACCCTCTTTCCTGGTTCCCTCATAGTGCTGACCCTGTGGCTCCATGTCACAGGATGAGGCAGTTGCCCCTACCAAGAATGCCACAAGTAGTGGCAGGCTAGCCAGTCCTCTGGAGCCCTTTGACTTGCACAGAGCAGAACCATCAAGTTGGATGGGTGCATGCCCAGGGGACTGGCTTGCTCGCATAAGCCTCTGGCACTACTTCaaggaaaatcaagaaaacaatgaaCGAGGAGAAAAGCCAGGGAGCAGCCAGCAAGGCCCAGCTGTGGCATGGGAAGAGGCAGGGTCCAGTAGCCAGACCTACGGACAAGTCCCTGTCACACAGGCTGATGCACAGAAGCAGCAGTGGCCACAGTGTTGAGGGCCATGGCAGCCTTGTGCAAATGCCCCAGAAGGGTAATGTGGCAGGCTCAGCAGCAGCAGGGCTGTGGACAGAGCCCCTTGAGTAGTGCATTCAGCACATGCAGATCACCAGTGGCCAGACACTTGGGGCTGCACAGAGTGAAGGCCCAGCACAATCCTGTTGCAGCCCATGCCTAGCAGCCCCTCCAGCAGTGTGCCAGCACCAACACCCAGCTTGGCAATTCCACCATTACCGCAGGGCCTCATAGCCAGCAGTCCAGGCCCCTCTCCATGGCCAGCAACCCCACGTGGCCCTTGTGCTGTTGTCCCAATAGAAGAAACCAACGCTGGTCACAAGGCTAGCTTTCTCCAGGAGCTCCTTCTGCTCTCCACCACCCCTAACTCCCTAACTCCAGCCAAGGAGTCCTAGCAGGGCCCACATGCTGAGCTTTTTGTAATACTGACCCCTCAGGCTTGGGGGCAGGATGGACCTGCCAGaatcctgccccacccctgcctgccttACACTCTTTCTGGCTTACCTGAACACCTGCCTCAGGAGTACCTTTGCTCCCCATCTCCCCCCAGCTGGAGATGCCCAATCCTAACCCCAAACAGTTGAAGAGAATAGGAGGCAGCATTATCCACGAAGAGAGGCACGGAGGCTCTTCACAAGACTTGACCTTGCGGTATGTGTACACAAGGCAAGCCTGCTGGGACAAGCCTGCAAACCCACTGTGGGTAAACAGCCTGGGGCAGCTGCCAGAAGCCAAAGTTTTAGGGAATCAAGGGAAGAAATGGCCTGGCAGGACcccacaccctccctcccacagGAAGCCAGCTAAGATTAGCTCTGGTCCTCTCTGCCTGTCCTTTTGGAGGAGGGTCTCCTTTCCCACAGCAgtttttttcctgctctgttcTCCCAAGGGATCCAGGTGGTTTTCAAACTACAGCAAAGAAAGACCtgagaatagaaaaagagaaaagagacttcTCTCCACCCCCAAGTACTTCCTGTTCCCCAACAAGTCCTTCCTGACCTACTGTCTGGTTGTCAGCCCCAGGCTGCTCCAATGCCTGCACCTTTTACCCCATGCTGTCAGCTTCTGGAGCTTCATGGGGTACACTCCACTCCTAGGGTGTGAGGTACCAGCAATGTTACCAACTGTAGCTGCCTCCACGTGGGACCCAGAACCAGTGGGATCAAAGGGCAGGGGTCAGGCCCCAAAGAGCTGATGGCAGTGGGGGCTTcgcacgcacacgcgcgcgcacacacacacacacacacacacacgttgggAAGGGGAGGTAGTCACAGCACCTGATGTATTACAGTGACTAAGTCtgcttatttgtcatttatttttaaaatatatttaaacagcAGCAATCActtccaaaatgcaaaaaaaaaattacaatttttagaataaaattataatgtttATAATGCGAGTCAGAAAGAATTGAAGGTACAACTGAGAATCAAATCACACAGCACTGGGCATGGCTAGAGAAGCCAAGGCCCACTGGCTGGGGGGGTCAAGTTGACAAGAGGTCCCAACGAGTGAGGTTTCCACCCTCAAATCATACCCCCCCCAACTCCCCATTGACGAAGCCAGTGTCCTCTAGGTTAGAGAAGAAGCGTCAAAGAGCTGGCCCTCTGTGGGGGATCCCCCAAACCCAGTCCCCCCACCAGCCAGGGACCTGCTAATCGACCTCCTCCATGTTGCTGTAGGTGGGGGCTGGGCGGTCCACAGGGGGGGCGAAGCGTTCAGGGGCTGTCCGCGTGGGGGCCACGTCAGGGGCCTGGCCAGGGCCTAGTCCCTGCAACAGAATATGAGGACAGGGGTTGGGGGCTGCCCAGTATGCCGCCTGGCATCCCGGGGGTGCTGGCTTGGAGCCCTGGCACCCAAGGGAGGGCCCCAAGGCAGGCGCAGACAGCAGCGGCATTGAGACAGAGAGACGAGATCAGCCTGAACAGTCTCACTTTATTAACACTTTAAATACAGGAAGCTGCTTGGGCAGGGCTAAGCCCCAGGCCAAGGGTAGGAGCAGCAGGACAAACGGACAGACAGCTGGACGGGATACCCACCCTAAGATGCTCTGCCCCTGCAGGAGCCACagtccccaccctctcccctcagATGCACACACTGAGGCCCAAGCCCAGAGTTGGTCCCCACCACAGCGGCAGGCATGGCCTGGTGGGCAGGTAGGTAGGCCAGCTCACAGCAGCTGCCTGCAGGCGAGCTCATCTCCAGGGACTCTGGGATACCAGAGGATAGAACACGTTGAGCACGAGGGCCATCAAAGCTGCCACGGTGCCCAGAACAAAGTATCGGAGACAGCCCTCGTCTGGTGTGGTAGGGCCACGTGGCGGGGGGCCCACCCAGTCCTGGGGCCCCCAGGAACCCAGGGGCGCAGGCCCCTCGGGTACCGGCTCCTCCTCGGCCTCCAGCTCCTGCCAAATCCGGGAAGCCTACGGCGTGCGGAAACGGCCATCAGCACCcagggcgggggtgagggggtaGGGGGACCCAGTGTCCCCAAGACCCCTGGCCATGACAGTCCCGCCCAACGTAACCGGTGCTAACCCCGTACATCCCAGGTCAAGTGGCAGAGTGGTGGACAGGCAGGAGCCAAGTGGGCCATTCGCAGGGTTGTCTAGATGGAGAGCACCACAGTGGGAGAAATCTTGATGGCATTTTGGCCTCAAGAAGCTCCCCTATCGACATGCAACTTCCCCACAggggttgggtgggggtgggggtgagggttaGCTGGTCAGTTTTTTAGCCCAGGCTTCCCACAGAGGAGACTGGCTCATGGAGAACAGAGCTGCCAACCCCAGAGTCATCTCCTGGCTCCCGCCCACCTACATCCAGATCCTGATCACTGTATGAGTCTGAGCATAGCGGGCTCAAGGGAGGAGAGGACAGCAAGGAGACAAGTCCAGAAAAGAGTTTCGGATGTGCCCACCAACCAGGCCTATGGCATCCCATGTCAGTAAGAGAGACAGACGATCCTGAAGGCACAGTGGGGACAAAAGCTCACCTCAGAGAGGGTGATGGCCACATTGGCTATGGCCTGCTGGATAGGCCCTGTCCTGAGTGCACATCAGAACACAGGGACGATCACAAGTGAGGGTCTGTGGGCTAGCATGTGGGGAGTGTGCAGAGGGAGAGTTGGGAGGTGTCAGGTACAGTCTGTTCACACCACTATACCCAGTGAAATTTGGAGCAGCTGCTTGGCCCGTAGTCTATGCACACACCAATGGCAGCGCGTTGCTGTGTGTGTACCTCTGTAAGTGTCCCTGCAGCCTGGGAATCGCTCTGGCTAAGGCTTTGATGTAAGGGAACCCTGTCTGTGACTCTTAAAAATCCGAAGGTTCCAGGGGCCTAGGACTGTAGAAGAGGAAGCTGTGCCCTACCCCCACCCATCTGTGAGTTGGGCCCCACTAGCCTGAGCAGCCTCCCCGTGCCTCACCTGGCTGGCAGCAGACTCAGCTGCAGGGCCTAGGTCTGGGTGGTGTTCAGAGTGACCTGCCCGGGGGGGCCTCTCCACAGGAGAGTTCCGCCGGCGGTAGAAGAGTACATAGGCATAACGCGTCACGACCTGGCTCTCGTCTACCGTTGTCACCGTGCTGTCATCAAACAAGCGCCAGCCTATGGCAAGGTGGGAAGAGTGTGAACATACCCTGCACCAACACCCCTACCATCTATCCTGCTGGCTGTGTGTGCCCTCACCCACGTCGCTGCGCTGGCTGCTGCGATCATTGGGCAGGCGTGCACAGGCAGTGTAGTGGCCACCGATCATGCCTCCATAGTGGTTGATGACAGCGTACAGGTCATAGCTGGGCAGCTGCTCCTCTTTCTGACCGATACAGAACTTGCTCAGGTCCAGGTTCCTGTGGTACCAGCCAGACAGAGGTGAGACAGTCAACAGGTGCCCTGGATGCCGACCTTGGCCCCCATTCCCTGACTACAGTCACGAGAGCCCACTGCTCACCGAACAGGGAACTCCACCAAGTCATTGATCTTGTCACGCCAGATGAAACTGCGAAAGGAGAAGCGCTTGAGCTGCACGATGAGCACATTCGGCAGGCGCCACAACAACAGCTGCTTGGAGGCCTCGCGGTGTTGTTTGCACTGCGGGCAGTACCTGACAGGGGACAGAGGCGGAGTCAAGACCGACAGACCTCCACTCCACTCTTCCCCACTACCTGCCTGCTGCCCTGTCCTCACCAAGCCTCCTCAGGTGCCAGCACCTCAGGCCGCGTAAAGAGGTTCAGACACTGGTCCAGAGTGAAGTGGCCAGCACGGGCAGCCTCACCAGCAGAGCCTGGATCCTCAGCACATTCCAGCTCCTTGGAGGCTACCAACACAAACTCCTGCAGGCGCTCATTGTTCCGCCAGACTAGAGCCAGGCTGCAGTCATCACCCAGCTCTAGTGGGGTGTCTCCTGGAAACGGGCAGGGAAGGGAATCATGCAGCTGTGGAGAGCAGCCAGCCCAACCCACGCCAGGGGTCCCTCCCACGGCCTCAGACACCTTTGTCCTCTAGCCGCTGCTCTCGGTTGGATGCATCAATTCTATAGATAAAGAACTGGGGTGTGTGGGAATTCATGGCTTCACTTGGGTGTTGGTACCCGGGCACAGCAGCTGTGAAAGAACATGATAATCAGAGCTTTCCTGTCTACCAGAGCCTAAACAAGCTTCCTCCAACCTCCCCTACCCCAGCTCCAGAGCCTTTCACCAGACTTTTACCTTCAGGCCGGGACACCCTCTCACCAGCAGGCAAGGAGCCAACTTCAATGGGCCCACTGGCCAGCATCTCAGAAGAAACTCCACTGGTGCTGGGCACAGGGCCCCGATCAGGGGATGCCCAGGCCCGGGGGACCCCTGTGTCCCCCTCAGCCACAGGGGTCACCATCTGGAGCTCCGGTGGCTGAACAGGGTCCCTGTCATTGTCCCCAGCCTCCAGGGAGCTAGTGGACAGCAGTGTGTTGCAGCCAGGGCCCTGGGACTCCAAGGCCATGCGGCCAGGCTGGAAGGGTGGCTGGAACACACTCACAGAGTACCTGGTAACAGGCAGCAAAAGCAAGTAAGAATCCAGACCAACGTGTCCGGCACCTCTGCACTCCACCCCCACGCCCCACCTACCCCACCTTAATCCAACCACTGGGCACTTACCGGGCATATCCCTCTAGCAGCTGAGCAAGACGGGCATAAGTGAGGCGTGAGGCAGGTACACTGACCAGGAAGGGGTAGCCAATGTTCTCAGGGCGGCAGAGGCCCTTATGGTCAGGCCAGTGGGTTTTCTGACAGAGcctggagagaaggaggaggtaAGACTAGGGCCTTAGCCACACCTCTACGCTAGGGCTAGACCAAGGAACTGGGTAtgccagccctgcctcccccagGGTCTGGTAGAGTGGGGTGGCAGGTAGAGGGCTTAAAATATATGTGCCTTTATGTGGAGAAGAGGTAGGGCAGCAAGTGGAAGGTGGAGAGGAGGGACGGGGGGAGACCACGGGAGTCCTCACTGGTTGCAGTAGCCCACGCGGTAGCAACGGGTACAGCGCTTCAGCTTCTCATCCTCTGACTGCTGCTTCCGCTGGCAGGCTGCACACTTGGAGATGGGGACGCTGGGCACCTGGGGGCGCTAGGGTGGGTCGTTTGCCTCAGTGAGGCCAGGGCAGGCAGGaacgcccccctcccccatcagggCCCTGTGCCATCAGGTTGGCCCCCACTCACCTGCTGCACCTCTAGCACCACCACCCGCTCCTTAGCCAACTCTGGGGATAGGAGCTCGAAGCAGAGGAGTGTGTCGGAAGGTGACACAGTGTCCAGTGAGTGGGAGGGCAAAAACACACGGTGGAAGCGATTCTTAATCACCTGAGGACAGAGAACACACAGATCCTATGTGAGGACAAGCCCTTTCCCTGGCCCTGCCACAAAGCACAAGATGAAGATATGACCTTGATCTTGGGTCAAATGGGGGCAGGGTTGGGGATTGTGGCCCAAAAGAAGTATATGCCTCTGCTGGCCCCAGCCTCAGTGCCCAATGGAATAAGGAGCCTGGTGCCTCACAGAGCATGAAAAGACCAAGACTGGGGCAGGTATCAACCATACCAGCTCTCCACACCAAGGGCCTCTACCCGGCTGTCAACCAGTGGGCCCTGTTGAGACTGCACCATGGTTACTATGAAGGGGCCGCATTCAAGGAGGCATCTCCCTACCTCTACCCCCGAGGTAAAGGACACTACCAGGCAGCAGGCTAGGAACCTTTGGGGAAAACCGGCACACAGATCTGGGAAAACAGGAGGGAGAAGCAGAATGGATGGAGAACGTCTATAGCTGGTGGATGGCTAGTCCTGCAGCTCAAGCTCCTTCCTTGTCTGAAGAAGGAAGAGCAGCTGGGGGCCAACAACAAAAGGGGGAATAAATCCAGATGATGGCTGGGAACTGAGAACACCTCAGTTACATAGCCCAAATGCCTGGTTTCAACCATGTCTCAACCAATAGCACCCCACCTGTCTTTGTGCAGTCACATGCACGTTTGTGTGTACACATACAGATGCTAATGATCGTACACACGTATCTGCGCGCTGCAAACACAGACATGTGTCCACGCGCGTAAGAGCCTTGGAAAGACAGACACACCTCAGCCAGACGCAGGTTCTCAGGCTTCACGTGGACACTCTGAGACAGGGAGTCCAACACTTCACTTGCACTGGAGTTCTCCTTGCTGATGCTCACCAGAAACTGTGGTGACAAGAGTACAGAGTCCATGGTGGGAGGTAGGCCAGGGTCTCTGCGAAAGCCCAGCAATACGGGCTTACTTCTCACCTTGACGGGCTTGCTGTGGGGCTCCCGGGCAAAATAGAAGATGGGGAGAACCTTTTGCTTCTGTGGCAAGGGCACCGGCAGGTACAGGAACGGGTCAAAAGTGATGGAGACCTGCAAATGTACAGTTTCCACTGGGTGGCCACagagggagtggggggcaggaTGCTTGTGCCCTGAGAGCCCAATCCACGCCCTTGGAGGGCTCTCAGGGTCTCACAGCCAACCAGCAAATTCTCAGGCTTGACAACACTAGATGGACGAGGAGAACCATTAGGAGAGAACAATCCCTGTTTCTGGTAGTTGAGGCCTTCCTCAGCCAAGCCGCTTTAACCATCTGCCTCTCATTTGCACACCTTGTGCCTTTCCAATCttacccatccccaccccaccttaCATCACCCAAACATCACTTTTACCTCAGTCAGGAAGCCTACCAAGCCTGACCTCTGCAGCCCACACAGGGCCTAAGGCCTCCCCCTCACCTTCTTTGCCCAAATCTTGCCCTGCAACACCTAAAGATGCACATGCCTCTGACCCCATTCTGACCAGGCTAGCTAGGACAAGCCGGGGGTGTCTTTCTAGGAGAATCCGTCACACCTTTGCGCACACGGGGCACACCAGCTTCGACTTGTACTGTCCCTGAAATAGGTCCACGATGAAAGAGTCATTCCTCATCTTGTGCCGCTGCCAGGCTTCCTCAGCTACCACCTGAGGAGCAGAGTGGTGAGAACCGAGGAGACCTGGGGACGGGGACGTGCATGAGACATGCCCACCTCCGCCCCCAACTCTGACCTCATCAGGTCGCCCATCTGAGTCCACGGTCTCCGTGTAGGGCTTATTCTGAATACGGTTCAAGTCCTCGTGCAGCCCATCCAGCAGGAAAGCCATGAACTCCTGGGCATCGTGCTGTGCATAGCCTGTGAACTGGCTGGCCTTGCTCGCCACAATGGCCTGGAAGCAGGGGCAAGATGTGAGCATGGAGCCCCAGCACCTACAATGCACCCAGCTGGCTAGCccttcccaccctctccagccAAGGTAGGAGTGGCCACAGATCACCTTCAACTTGGAGGGCTGGAAGGCATGGTGGGTTCCCTTCCACAGCGCCCGGAGCAGCACAGCAAAGCCGATGGCCAGACGCCCACCAGTCCCCAGTGGGTTGTTGTAGTTGATCTCGGCCTCAAAGGAGCGGTCTAGGGACAGCAACCAAGGAGACGTGTGAGCAGGGGAAGATATCCCCCATCCCCGGGGCTCTAAGCCCCCGTTCTCACCGTGGAAGAAGTCCCGCAGCTCCCGAGTATTGGACAGAGACTGGATGACGCTGTTCATGAAACAGGTGTTGCCTAGATTGACAAGGCCAGTGAAGCCCGGCAGACAcaccttcttctcttcctcctcctcttcctccacgCTGTCTCCACTCACCGGGCTGTGGGGCATTGGAGGCACCATACATGTGGGCTTGGGCTGTGGGAGCAAGAGGGGCATGAGAGAGTAGCCCTGGGCTCTCCAGCCTTCATCCTTGGCCCTCCCCACCAAGGATTCTCACCGATGCCAGGTGTGGCTCTGGCTTTGGGGCTACATGCTCCATGGGGGTGCGGGCTGCCACACCATCTAGGCCTGTGTCCTCAGATCGAGCCTTGGGTTTCTCCTTCTCCACAGCCCGGGCTTCCTCCTGGCCTgtcagggggtggggggtacCTCCCGGTGGGGTTGAATCCAGAGGGGTTGGACCTGTCGGCACGGCTACCTTTGCACCACCCACTGCACCTTAAAAAGGGGGAATGGTGGGGCTGGTGGTTAGCAGCATGTGGCACGGGGTGGGGGTCTGGGTCATGAGGACTGGGCAATGAAGGGAGCTCGTGTGCAGACCTCGTGCAGCTGGGGCCTCCAGACCCCCCCAGCGCTGACTCTGCCGCTTGCGGAGGCAGATGTCGATGCGAGAGGCCGTGAAGCAGAAGGTGCACTGCTCTGGCTCGATCAGGTTCCTGCAGGAAGAGGCTAAACTCAGAAAATTAGGTGGAGGGGATGCAGGGCTAGATGGGTCAGGGGGATGGAGCCCAGGGTGGGACTTGCACAGTGGCGGGGCCAGGCACCACCCACCTGAGCTTCACCTGCCAACGGAAGATGGTGTGGGGCCCACAGCCCGGGTGCGGTCTCAGGAAGTTTCCGTCCCTGTAGAGGCAGAGcaggggcagagagcagaagaggcaggagaaagaACATGAGACGCACTGTCCTGCCTGAAGCACACTGTCTGCCCTATGTGTCTGcccgcccacccacccacctggtCTGGAAGATAAGCGTGAAGTCCTGCTCGCGGAAAAGCACTCGAGATGTGTCCCTGCAGATTTCCTTCACGTACACGTGCACCACCACTGAGTCCGGCCCCTTCTCATACGAGTCATTCTTGACAAATGCCAGGTTCACCATGGACTTGGGCTCTATGTTGAGACCACATCTCAGCACCACCCAGGACAGGTTCCAGCCTGTTCCTACTCTACTTCCTAGCCACCCACCAACCTTGCAACCCAAACTAGAGCTctgcctgcccacccccagccccacctttaCCATCCACCAAGGCTGCAGCATCTGCTGCCACTGCCATCTCCTCTTTGGAACGATCATCTTTCTCAGAGTCTCTGCTCCGGGCCATGACTGGGGACACTGGGTCATTCCTGGGGGCTACTGCCTTCTTTCCTGTCAAAAGTGCTAGATTCTCCTCTGAGCCCAGGAGGCAGGTCTGGGGGTTCAGTGGTGGTACACGGAGCTGTTCCTCAGCCTCAGCCTGTTCATGGCGAGATTGTGGGCAGGATCAGCCCTGGGTCTGGCAGGCGGCCCCCCACTGCAGTCcacacccttccccctcacctcccAACTCCCAAGCAGGCACCCCACTCTCACCTGGGTGGCCGGCTCAGCCAGGAATTGGGGGGCATCACCCCGGGGTCCAGGGCCATCTCTGGACCCTTCCCCCTCCGGCCCTCTGTGGAGATGCACAGCCCTCTTGGCACTGGGCCCTGCTTGGGCCCCAGGGCCAGCCCCTGCGCCTACCTCACCACGGCCCTGGGCCCGCTTCTGGTTCCGGGCCTCCTGCTTAGCCCGGCGGGGCTCAGGGCCTGGCTCCAGGGCAACAGGAGACGGCTCCTGCCCATTCTCCTGGCACCGCAGCCCTGGCACCAACTCCTGGGTCCCAAGAGGTTTCTTCTGCCAAAGATACAGCAGTCAGGCCCTGTTAACTACACTGAGTATCCCTACCCTACTCTGCTCTGAAACTTACCAGGAGAGAGGGCCACGTGAGCAGAGGCACCTTCTTGGGCAGTGACAGCTGCAGGAGGCCACCTTTGCGAGCCTGCACTTTGGTGCAAGAACTTTCTATCTCAGCATAGAAAACACCACCCCACTGCCGACCACCTGGCAACAGAGTGGGAGGAGTGAGCTGAGGTAGGGGATATCAAAGGATTCAAGTATACTGCTGGGCTCAAAGCAGATGGACATACCTGGAAGCCGCACC encodes:
- the USP19 gene encoding ubiquitin carboxyl-terminal hydrolase 19 isoform X7; this encodes MSGGASTTGPRRGPPGLEEATSKKKQKDPANQENKDGDPRRGGSAFTREEPTKDELLLDWRQSADEVFVKLRVGAGPLRLEEVDAAFTDTDCVVRLPGGRQWGGVFYAEIESSCTKVQARKGGLLQLSLPKKVPLLTWPSLLKKPLGTQELVPGLRCQENGQEPSPVALEPGPEPRRAKQEARNQKRAQGRGEVGAGAGPGAQAGPSAKRAVHLHRGPEGEGSRDGPGPRGDAPQFLAEPATQAEAEEQLRVPPLNPQTCLLGSEENLALLTGKKAVAPRNDPVSPVMARSRDSEKDDRSKEEMAVAADAAALVDEPKSMVNLAFVKNDSYEKGPDSVVVHVYVKEICRDTSRVLFREQDFTLIFQTRDGNFLRPHPGCGPHTIFRWQVKLRNLIEPEQCTFCFTASRIDICLRKRQSQRWGGLEAPAARVGGAKVAVPTGPTPLDSTPPGGTPHPLTGQEEARAVEKEKPKARSEDTGLDGVAARTPMEHVAPKPEPHLASPKPTCMVPPMPHSPVSGDSVEEEEEEEKKVCLPGFTGLVNLGNTCFMNSVIQSLSNTRELRDFFHDRSFEAEINYNNPLGTGGRLAIGFAVLLRALWKGTHHAFQPSKLKAIVASKASQFTGYAQHDAQEFMAFLLDGLHEDLNRIQNKPYTETVDSDGRPDEVVAEEAWQRHKMRNDSFIVDLFQGQYKSKLVCPVCAKVSITFDPFLYLPVPLPQKQKVLPIFYFAREPHSKPVKFLVSISKENSSASEVLDSLSQSVHVKPENLRLAEVIKNRFHRVFLPSHSLDTVSPSDTLLCFELLSPELAKERVVVLEVQQRPQVPSVPISKCAACQRKQQSEDEKLKRCTRCYRVGYCNQLCQKTHWPDHKGLCRPENIGYPFLVSVPASRLTYARLAQLLEGYARYSVSVFQPPFQPGRMALESQGPGCNTLLSTSSLEAGDNDRDPVQPPELQMVTPVAEGDTGVPRAWASPDRGPVPSTSGVSSEMLASGPIEVGSLPAGERVSRPEAAVPGYQHPSEAMNSHTPQFFIYRIDASNREQRLEDKGDTPLELGDDCSLALVWRNNERLQEFVLVASKELECAEDPGSAGEAARAGHFTLDQCLNLFTRPEVLAPEEAWYCPQCKQHREASKQLLLWRLPNVLIVQLKRFSFRSFIWRDKINDLVEFPVRNLDLSKFCIGQKEEQLPSYDLYAVINHYGGMIGGHYTACARLPNDRSSQRSDVGWRLFDDSTVTTVDESQVVTRYAYVLFYRRRNSPVERPPRAGHSEHHPDLGPAAESAASQASRIWQELEAEEEPVPEGPAPLGSWGPQDWVGPPPRGPTTPDEGCLRYFVLGTVAALMALVLNVFYPLVSQSPWR
- the USP19 gene encoding ubiquitin carboxyl-terminal hydrolase 19 isoform X8, which encodes MSGGASTTGPRRGPPGLEEATSKKKQKDPANQENKDGDPRRGGSAFTREEPTKDELLLDWRQSADEVFVKLRVGAGPLRLEEVDAAFTDTDCVVRLPGGRQWGGVFYAEIESSCTKVQARKGGLLQLSLPKKVPLLTWPSLLKPLGTQELVPGLRCQENGQEPSPVALEPGPEPRRAKQEARNQKRAQGRGEVGAGAGPGAQAGPSAKRAVHLHRGPEGEGSRDGPGPRGDAPQFLAEPATQAEAEEQLRVPPLNPQTCLLGSEENLALLTGKKAVAPRNDPVSPVMARSRDSEKDDRSKEEMAVAADAAALVDEPKSMVNLAFVKNDSYEKGPDSVVVHVYVKEICRDTSRVLFREQDFTLIFQTRDGNFLRPHPGCGPHTIFRWQVKLRNLIEPEQCTFCFTASRIDICLRKRQSQRWGGLEAPAARVGGAKVAVPTGPTPLDSTPPGGTPHPLTGQEEARAVEKEKPKARSEDTGLDGVAARTPMEHVAPKPEPHLASPKPTCMVPPMPHSPVSGDSVEEEEEEEKKVCLPGFTGLVNLGNTCFMNSVIQSLSNTRELRDFFHDRSFEAEINYNNPLGTGGRLAIGFAVLLRALWKGTHHAFQPSKLKAIVASKASQFTGYAQHDAQEFMAFLLDGLHEDLNRIQNKPYTETVDSDGRPDEVVAEEAWQRHKMRNDSFIVDLFQGQYKSKLVCPVCAKVSITFDPFLYLPVPLPQKQKVLPIFYFAREPHSKPVKFLVSISKENSSASEVLDSLSQSVHVKPENLRLAEVIKNRFHRVFLPSHSLDTVSPSDTLLCFELLSPELAKERVVVLEVQQRPQVPSVPISKCAACQRKQQSEDEKLKRCTRCYRVGYCNQLCQKTHWPDHKGLCRPENIGYPFLVSVPASRLTYARLAQLLEGYARYSVSVFQPPFQPGRMALESQGPGCNTLLSTSSLEAGDNDRDPVQPPELQMVTPVAEGDTGVPRAWASPDRGPVPSTSGVSSEMLASGPIEVGSLPAGERVSRPEAAVPGYQHPSEAMNSHTPQFFIYRIDASNREQRLEDKGDTPLELGDDCSLALVWRNNERLQEFVLVASKELECAEDPGSAGEAARAGHFTLDQCLNLFTRPEVLAPEEAWYCPQCKQHREASKQLLLWRLPNVLIVQLKRFSFRSFIWRDKINDLVEFPVRNLDLSKFCIGQKEEQLPSYDLYAVINHYGGMIGGHYTACARLPNDRSSQRSDVGWRLFDDSTVTTVDESQVVTRYAYVLFYRRRNSPVERPPRAGHSEHHPDLGPAAESAASQASRIWQELEAEEEPVPEGPAPLGSWGPQDWVGPPPRGPTTPDEGCLRYFVLGTVAALMALVLNVFYPLVSQSPWR